Within Persephonella sp., the genomic segment ACACCTGTATCCGTTGCTGTAATGAATATAACCTTTGACAATTACTCCCTTGTCTCTTCCTTTTTGTCTTTTTTAGCACACTTTTCACAGCCGTTTTTTTCAGGATTTATAAGCCTTTTGTCCTTGTATCCGTCTTTTTCAAGCATTTTGTAGCAGTCTGGACAGCCTTCCTTCATCTGTTTGCATGGACATGCAACGCTGAATGAAAACAAAGACAATGAAATAAAAATCGCAAAAATCTTCTTCATCTTACACTCCTTTTTTAATATCTTCTAAATTCTGTATGTTTATAAGGTTTACCCCTTTTGTAATCCTTTTTATGAGACCTGTCAGAACTTTTTTCGGTCCAATCTCAAAAAATGTGTCAACACCCTCTGAAGCCATAAACTGAACAGACTGCACCCATCTTACAGGTGAGTAAAAATGTTCCTTCAGCTCTTTTCTGATAATTCCTGCTTCTGTCAAAGGTCTTGCTGTGATGTTGGATATTACTGGGATTTTAGGGTCTTTTATCTGTATCTCATCAAGGTATTTTCCAAACTCCTCTGCCTTTTCTTTGAGCAGTGATGAGTGGGCAGGCACTGAAACAGCAAGGGGAACGACCTTTTTTGCCCCTTTTTCTTTTAAAACTTCCATAGCTTTTTCAACAGCCTCTTTTTCACCTGATATAACGGTCTGCTCAGGTGAGTTGTAATTTGCGATCTCAACTATGCCTGAGATCTCTTTAAGCGTTTTTTCTATCTCCTCGGCAGGAAGTCCAATGATTGCTGCCATTGAGCCAACGCCTTCAGGAACAGCTTCCTGCATAAGTTTACCTCTTATATATGTTATCCAGACAGCATCAATTATATCAATAGAACCTGAAGCCACAAGGGCAGAAAACTCTCCAAGGGAATGACCGGCTGTGTAGTTAGGGGTGATGTTAGGTCTGTTTTTTTTCAGGGCATAAAGCAAAGAATAAGAAGTCAAAACAAGGGCTGGCTGTGTATACTGTGTAAGGTTTAGTTTTTGTTCGTCCTCAAATATTATCTGTATTAGATCAAACCCTAATCTCTCATTTACCCTGTGGTAAAGATCCTGTATCTCAGGAAAAGCCTCATAAACATCTTTACCCATTCCTACCTGCTGTGATCCCTGACCGGGAAAAACAAATGCTTTTCTTCCCATTTTTTCTCCTTTTCACAGATATTTAAACAGTATTATACCTGATCATACTTTTAAAATCCTGAAGCATAAGAATGACAAAAACAAAGAACCAAAACCTGCTGTATAAAAGGGAATATCTCCCCCAAATTTATCCCACAAAAATCCTGCTAAAGACGTTGATGTAAAAACAGAAATACCTATCGCTGTGTGGTATATTCCGTATGCCGTTCCTTTCAGTTTTTCATGAACAAGATCCGATATTACTGCCCTTGATACAACTTCATTTCCTGCCATAAAAAGTCCGTAAAAAACAAAACCTATCCATGCAAAAAAAGGGTGATTTATCGTAAATACAAATGCCGTAGCTGAAAAAAGAAGATATGTAATAGACAGGGTAAGACCTTTTCCATACCTATCAGAGAAAAAACCTGCAGGATAGCTTGAAAATGCGTAAACGATGTTATAAAGAAGGTAAACAACAGGTATAAACCCTATAGAAACACCAATACTGTTTGCCTTCAGTATCATAAATGCATAATTCATACTGAAAACAGAAAATAAGACCTGAAGCGTAAGAAGTTTATAAAAATCTGAAGGCAGTTCTCTGGGAGAGAATTTTTTTAATCTTTTTTCTGCTTGAGGGGATTCTTTTACAAACACAATAAGTATTAACACAGAGATCAATGCAGGAAAAAAGGATATCAAGAATATTAATCTAAAAGTGCTTTCACTTTCACCTAAAAAAAGTAAAAAGAAAAATGCCAGCAGGGTTCCAAAAACAGCTCCCAGAGTGTCCATACCCCTATGGAAGCCAAAAGATCTTCCGCTCTTTTCCTTCTGGGCATAATGGGAAATTAAAGCATCTCTTGGTGATGTTCTTATCCCTTTTCCGGTTCTTTCTATTACCCTAAGAACAAGAACATCTTTCCAACTTCCAGCAAAATAAAGAAGAGGTTTTGTAAAGGCTGAGATTGTGTATCCTGCCACAACAACAGCTTTTTTTCTTCCAAGTCTGTCTGAGATATACCCTGAAAAAACTTTGAGAAAGCTTGCCGTAAACTCTGCTGCACCTTCTATAATCCCTATCTCAAATTTTGATGCTTTTAAGATATGATCGAGAAATAAAGGAAGAACAGGAAATATCATCTCACTTGAAAGGTCTGTCAAAAAGCTGACTATCCCCAAAAAGATTATGTTTTTGTTAATTCTTATCATATAATTAAGGTTATAGCCTTAAAGCCTTTCAGCAAGGAGGGACTAAAATGAAGAAGATTATACTTGAAGAAAGTGAAATACCAAAACAGTGGTACAACATTCTTCCTGATCTTCCCTCACCTCTTGACCCGCCCCTTGATCCTGAAACAAAACAACCTATCAGTCCTGAAAAGCTGAGAGCACTTTTCCCGGAAGAATTGATACAACAGGAGATGTCTGATAAAAGGTGGATAGATATTCCCCCTGAAGTTCTTGATGTTTACGCTATATGGAGACCAACACCTCTTATAAGGGCAATAAATCTGGAGGAATACCTTGATACCCCTGCAAAGATTTACTACAAATATGAAGGGACAGCTCCCCCGGGAAGCCATAAGCCTAATACAGCAGTTCCTCAGGCTTACTACAATGCAAAGGAAGGTATTAAAAAACTGACCACAGAAACAGGTGCAGGGCAGTGGGGAAGTTCTCTTGCCTTTGCAGGTCAATACTTTGGAGTTGAAGTAAAGGTTTACATGGTAAAAGTGAGCTACCTGCAGAAACCTTACAGAAGAGTCCTCATGGAAACATGGGGAGCAAAGGTTATCCCAAGTCCAAGCCCTTATACAAAATCAGGAAGAGAAATACTGAAAGAAGATCCAGACAACCCCGGCAGCCTTGGAATTGCAATAAGCGAGGCTGTTGAGGAAGCCCTTGAGAATAGCGACACCCATTATTCCCTTGGAAGCGTCCTTAACCATGTTTTGCTTCACCAGACAGTTATAGGACTTGAGGCAAAAAAGCAGCTTGCAAAGGTAAAGCATTATCCTGATCTGATAATAGGATCTGTAGGAGGTGGAAGTAATTTTGGGGGACTTGCACTTCCGTTTATGATAGAGAGGTTGGAAGGGGACAGTTGCACAAGATTTATCGCTGTTGAACCAGCATCATGTCCAACATTAACAAAAGGTAGATACGATTATGACTTTGGTGATACTGTAGGATTTACACCTCTTATGAAGATGCACACATTAGGTCATGATTTTATTCCCCCATCTATACATGCAGGGGGTCTGAGATACCATGGAATGGCACCAATTATATCAAAACTTTATGATGAAGGGCTTTTAGAAGCTGTTGCGGTTCCCCAAACGGAAGTTTTTAAGGCTGCTGTTGAGTTCGCAAGAACCGAAGGTATAGTTCCTGCCCCTGAATCGGCTCACGCTGTCAAGGTTGTGATAGATGAGGCTTTAAAATGCAGGCAGACAGGAGAGCAAAAGGTTATCCTTTTTAACTTGAGCGGTCATGGATTACTTGATCTGATGGCATACCAGAAATACTTTGAAGGTGAGCTTTCTGACTAAATTTTGAGATACTCAAGGAAAAGTGTTGCCGTTCCCAGATATATGAGAATACCGATAATATCGTTGAGCGTAAGTGTGATAGGTCCTGTTGCAACGGTTGGATCTTTATGTATCTTTAAAGAGATATAAGGCAGAAGACCACCTACGAACGCAGCTATAACTATGTTCAAAAACAGGGCTATCCCTATTACAACCCCCATAATATGAGCACTGATCCATATAGAAGATATAAGTCCAACAACAACAGAAATAGCTAAAGCTATCAATACAGCCACTTTGACTTCCCTAAGCAGAAAGTTCAGGAAATCCTTAAAATACTCTGTTATTTTTCCTGTTGTAAGTCCCCTTGCTGTTATTATTGCCGATTGGGAGCTTATCATTCCTGATATGGCAGCAACAAGGGGAAGAAAAAAAACGATAGGGAGAAACTGCCTTATCGTAAAATCAAAAAGACTTATGATCAAAGCAGAAACCATTTCACCAAAAACAACAACAAAAAGCCATGGAAGCCTAAGTTTTGCTGTTTTTAGGATCTGATTTGTGTAAAAAAGTTCCTCTTCCTGAGCTCCAGCCATCTTAAAAAAATCTTCAGTTGTTTTCTCTGTTATAGCATCAAGAATGTCATCTATGTATATAACACCTATAAGCTCCTCATTCTCATCAACCACAGGAATAATAAGAAGATCGTATCTCTGGAAAATATCTATAGCTTCGCTTTTTGTTGCATCAGACCTTATGGAGATAACATCTGTATTCATAATATCTTTAATCTGGGCATTTACCGGTGCTGTGAGTATTTCTTTTATAGAAGCAACCCCAATCAGCCTTTCTTTCTTATCAATAACATATATGTATATAACCTCAATATCTTCAGGGGCACTTCTAATTATATTCAGAACATCTTCAACTGTTTTTTCTTCCTCAACAGCAATATACTCTTCACTGATCAGCGGGGCGATACTGTCTTCTCCGTAAGATATAAACTTGCGTAGTTCTTCCTTTTCTTCTTCAGCAAGTTTTGCCATAATGGCGTTTTGTAGTTCAACAGGGAGTTTATCTATAATTTTTGATATTTCTCCAACAGAGAAAGTTATTAAAACTCTGAGGGCTTCTTTTATAGGCAGGGCTCGTAATATCTCAATCTGCACGTCCTCATCAAGATCATAAAGAAGATCAGATGCTTTTTCTATATTTATGTTCATTAATATCTGGAATATCTTCACCCTTTCCTGATGGGAAAGATACCTGAATATAGCAACAAGATCCCCTTTGTGTGTTTTTTCAAGTATTCTTTCTAATGCTTTATAATTTCCCTTATAAAGAAGCCTTTTTAATGTTTCCTTCAAAACATTTAATGAAGGTGTAAGCAATCTCTACCCTCTAAGAAACATACTGGTATCCAAGCATCTTAAGAAGTCTTATGTCCTCTTTCCATCTTGGTCTTACCTTTACCCAGAGGTTCAGATGAACCTTTTTACCAAGCAGATACTCAAGTTCCTGTCTTGCCTGCTGTCCTATTTTTTTTAGCATCTGACCTTTTCTTCCTATGATTATACCTTTGTGGTTCTCTTTCTCCACATAAATAACAGCATTGATAATCAGAAGATTTTTGTTTTTCTGACCTTCTTCAATGCTTTCAACCTCAACAGCCGCTGAATAGGGAAGTTCCTGCTTTGTGTTGTGGAATATTTTTTCCCTTATTATCTCTGCCACATAAAATCTTAGTGGAAGGTCTGTTACCTGATCTTCAGGGAAAAGGGGAGGTGATTCAGGCAGATATTTTTTTATAACCTGAACAAATCTATCAAGGTTCTCCCCCTTTATTGCAGACATCGGTATTATCTCAACAAAATCATATTTTTTGGAGCTTTCCTCAATGAGAGGAAGAAGAAGCCTCTTGTCCTGCATTTTATCAATCTTGTTTATTACCAGTATTGTTGGTTTTTGCAGTTTTTTTATGTAGTTCTCAAGAAGAAGCTCATCTTCCTTCGTCCACCCTTTATCTGCCTCAATTATCATAACAAGAATGTCAGCTTCCTCCATGCTACCAACAGCAGATTCCATAACAACCTTTGTTAGGAGATCTTTACCTTTCTGGACTCCCGGTGTGTCAAGGAATATTATCTGTGCATCTTTGTCATGTTTTACTCCGAGAATTCTCATTCTTGTTGTTTGGGGTTTTGGGCTTACTATAGACAGTTTTGTTCCAAGTATGTTGTTCATTATTGTTGATTTGCCAACATTAGGTCTTCCGATTAAAGCAACAAAACCTGCCTTAAAATCTTTATTATTTTCCATTTTTGCACCTGATATTTATTTTTTAATATTTTCTGTCAGGGAGAGTTTTTTTGCAAACTTTCAGTAATAAACCTCTTTCAGAAACAGTCCTTCTGGCGGGGCTATGTATATTCCCCTGCTTGGATCAGCAGCATCAAGAATATCTTTAAGCTGGTTTATTGTTAGTGAGCCTGTGCCTACCCTGACTGCGTGGGCAACTATTTTCCTGACCATATGCCTTAGAAAATGTGAAGCTGTTATATGTATCTCAATTATTTCTCCATCGTATCTTAAAAAAAGCTCTCTTACATCAACCTCTTCTCTAAGGTAGTCGCCTTTTTTTGACAGGCTCTTAAGATTTTTCTGCTTTTTTATAAGATCAAGAGCTTCCTCTATTTTCTTTATGCTGAACTTTTTTGAAATATACCACCCAAAGCCGTAAAGAAAAGGATCAGGTTTTGTGTAAATTCTGTAAAAATAAGTTTTACCTTTTGCACTGAACCTTGCATTGAATGAAAGGGGGACTTCCTGTGCAGACAGAATGCCTATATCCCTTGGAAGTGTTGCATTCAGATATTTTTTTATCTCCTCAGGCTTTCTGTAAGAAAATGTTTTGAAGTTTGCAACCTGACCTAAAGCATGAACTCCTGCATCTGTTCTTCCTGAAGCAATCAGGGTTATCTTTTCCCTAAAAAGCTCTCTAAGTTTGTCCTCTAATACTTGCTGGACTGTTATATGGTTTGGTTGTCTCTGCCAGCCGTGGTACCTTGTTCCGATATATTTGATAACCAATTTGTAGTTGTATCTTTTTTTCATGATCTGTTTATTTTGCATTTTCAAGAAGCTGTCTTGCAAGTTCTACAGTTTTTTTATCTGTTTTACCGCTGAGCATTCTTGCTATCTCGTTTATTCTCTCATCTGTATGGAGGAGCTTTATTGTTGCAACAGTTTTATCTTTTTTATGTGATTTTTCAATATAAAAATGTCTGTCTCCATATACAGCGATCTGTGGAAGATGTGTTATCAGTATCACCTGATAATCTTCAGAAAGCTTTTTCAGCTTTCTTGCCATAGATAGGGCTGTCTTTCCTCCTATTCCAGTATCAACCTCATCAAAAACCATACAGTCCACATCACTTCCAACCACAAGTTTTAAAGCAAGTGAAAGCCTTGATATCTCTCCTCCTGAAGCAACCTGATCAACAGGCATAGGATCAAACCCCT encodes:
- the fabD gene encoding ACP S-malonyltransferase, whose product is MGRKAFVFPGQGSQQVGMGKDVYEAFPEIQDLYHRVNERLGFDLIQIIFEDEQKLNLTQYTQPALVLTSYSLLYALKKNRPNITPNYTAGHSLGEFSALVASGSIDIIDAVWITYIRGKLMQEAVPEGVGSMAAIIGLPAEEIEKTLKEISGIVEIANYNSPEQTVISGEKEAVEKAMEVLKEKGAKKVVPLAVSVPAHSSLLKEKAEEFGKYLDEIQIKDPKIPVISNITARPLTEAGIIRKELKEHFYSPVRWVQSVQFMASEGVDTFFEIGPKKVLTGLIKRITKGVNLINIQNLEDIKKGV
- a CDS encoding MFS transporter; translated protein: MIRINKNIIFLGIVSFLTDLSSEMIFPVLPLFLDHILKASKFEIGIIEGAAEFTASFLKVFSGYISDRLGRKKAVVVAGYTISAFTKPLLYFAGSWKDVLVLRVIERTGKGIRTSPRDALISHYAQKEKSGRSFGFHRGMDTLGAVFGTLLAFFFLLFLGESESTFRLIFLISFFPALISVLILIVFVKESPQAEKRLKKFSPRELPSDFYKLLTLQVLFSVFSMNYAFMILKANSIGVSIGFIPVVYLLYNIVYAFSSYPAGFFSDRYGKGLTLSITYLLFSATAFVFTINHPFFAWIGFVFYGLFMAGNEVVSRAVISDLVHEKLKGTAYGIYHTAIGISVFTSTSLAGFLWDKFGGDIPFYTAGFGSLFLSFLCFRILKV
- a CDS encoding TrpB-like pyridoxal phosphate-dependent enzyme, producing MKKIILEESEIPKQWYNILPDLPSPLDPPLDPETKQPISPEKLRALFPEELIQQEMSDKRWIDIPPEVLDVYAIWRPTPLIRAINLEEYLDTPAKIYYKYEGTAPPGSHKPNTAVPQAYYNAKEGIKKLTTETGAGQWGSSLAFAGQYFGVEVKVYMVKVSYLQKPYRRVLMETWGAKVIPSPSPYTKSGREILKEDPDNPGSLGIAISEAVEEALENSDTHYSLGSVLNHVLLHQTVIGLEAKKQLAKVKHYPDLIIGSVGGGSNFGGLALPFMIERLEGDSCTRFIAVEPASCPTLTKGRYDYDFGDTVGFTPLMKMHTLGHDFIPPSIHAGGLRYHGMAPIISKLYDEGLLEAVAVPQTEVFKAAVEFARTEGIVPAPESAHAVKVVIDEALKCRQTGEQKVILFNLSGHGLLDLMAYQKYFEGELSD
- the mgtE gene encoding magnesium transporter is translated as MLTPSLNVLKETLKRLLYKGNYKALERILEKTHKGDLVAIFRYLSHQERVKIFQILMNINIEKASDLLYDLDEDVQIEILRALPIKEALRVLITFSVGEISKIIDKLPVELQNAIMAKLAEEEKEELRKFISYGEDSIAPLISEEYIAVEEEKTVEDVLNIIRSAPEDIEVIYIYVIDKKERLIGVASIKEILTAPVNAQIKDIMNTDVISIRSDATKSEAIDIFQRYDLLIIPVVDENEELIGVIYIDDILDAITEKTTEDFFKMAGAQEEELFYTNQILKTAKLRLPWLFVVVFGEMVSALIISLFDFTIRQFLPIVFFLPLVAAISGMISSQSAIITARGLTTGKITEYFKDFLNFLLREVKVAVLIALAISVVVGLISSIWISAHIMGVVIGIALFLNIVIAAFVGGLLPYISLKIHKDPTVATGPITLTLNDIIGILIYLGTATLFLEYLKI
- the era gene encoding GTPase Era, which codes for MENNKDFKAGFVALIGRPNVGKSTIMNNILGTKLSIVSPKPQTTRMRILGVKHDKDAQIIFLDTPGVQKGKDLLTKVVMESAVGSMEEADILVMIIEADKGWTKEDELLLENYIKKLQKPTILVINKIDKMQDKRLLLPLIEESSKKYDFVEIIPMSAIKGENLDRFVQVIKKYLPESPPLFPEDQVTDLPLRFYVAEIIREKIFHNTKQELPYSAAVEVESIEEGQKNKNLLIINAVIYVEKENHKGIIIGRKGQMLKKIGQQARQELEYLLGKKVHLNLWVKVRPRWKEDIRLLKMLGYQYVS
- the truA gene encoding tRNA pseudouridine(38-40) synthase TruA, with amino-acid sequence MKKRYNYKLVIKYIGTRYHGWQRQPNHITVQQVLEDKLRELFREKITLIASGRTDAGVHALGQVANFKTFSYRKPEEIKKYLNATLPRDIGILSAQEVPLSFNARFSAKGKTYFYRIYTKPDPFLYGFGWYISKKFSIKKIEEALDLIKKQKNLKSLSKKGDYLREEVDVRELFLRYDGEIIEIHITASHFLRHMVRKIVAHAVRVGTGSLTINQLKDILDAADPSRGIYIAPPEGLFLKEVYY